The proteins below are encoded in one region of Candidatus Saccharimonadales bacterium:
- a CDS encoding PQQ-dependent sugar dehydrogenase, with translation MSEAFKRHIPLWIILLVLCLGAVVIVASNDGSELEPADETADANQSVGGVNFPKLDLNYVAGGFIAPVGIVSGVGADTELYIVEKGGKIRLLNLNDGKIGPVFLDISTKVIDEGEQGLLGFVFDPNYETNKYIYINYVRPTNSGRETVIARYQVERSGSGYKTQKSEELLSVAQPFRNHNAGDLHFGPDGYLYVTLGDGGSGGDPNNNAQNGKSLLGKILRLDVSGAGGYKVPADNPFIKDDDYRPEIWSLGWRNPWRFSFDPLNGDMWVADVGQNKAEEINHEPANTGGRNYGWRCYEGANEHNLQSGCKNKSNYTFPVAQYPHEGSSCRGSVTGGYVYRGEAYATLRGFYIYGDYCKGRIYLLDSSQATYTANLIKQTDLSISTFGRDSRGELYLADAAKGQVFKVVVP, from the coding sequence CTGATGCAAATCAATCAGTCGGCGGGGTTAACTTTCCCAAACTGGATCTAAATTATGTGGCCGGCGGCTTTATCGCGCCGGTGGGTATCGTCAGCGGCGTGGGGGCTGACACCGAACTCTATATCGTAGAAAAAGGCGGTAAAATCCGGCTGTTAAATCTGAATGATGGCAAAATCGGACCAGTTTTTTTGGACATATCTACCAAAGTTATCGATGAGGGCGAGCAAGGTTTACTGGGCTTTGTATTTGACCCGAATTACGAAACTAATAAATACATTTATATAAACTACGTCCGGCCGACCAATAGCGGCCGGGAAACCGTAATCGCACGGTATCAAGTCGAGCGGTCGGGCAGCGGTTACAAAACTCAAAAGTCTGAAGAGCTATTGAGCGTTGCCCAACCGTTTCGTAATCACAACGCCGGCGATTTACACTTTGGCCCCGACGGTTACCTTTATGTGACGTTGGGGGATGGCGGTAGCGGCGGAGACCCAAACAATAATGCCCAGAATGGTAAATCACTGCTGGGTAAGATCTTGCGGCTCGACGTTAGCGGCGCGGGCGGTTATAAAGTACCGGCTGATAATCCCTTTATTAAAGACGATGATTACCGGCCGGAAATTTGGAGTCTGGGCTGGCGTAATCCGTGGCGATTTAGTTTTGATCCGTTGAATGGCGACATGTGGGTGGCTGATGTCGGCCAAAACAAAGCAGAAGAAATTAACCATGAACCGGCCAATACCGGCGGGCGCAACTACGGCTGGCGTTGCTACGAGGGCGCGAACGAACACAACTTGCAATCGGGCTGCAAGAATAAAAGTAATTACACGTTTCCGGTAGCCCAATACCCGCACGAGGGTAGCAGTTGTCGCGGCTCGGTAACCGGCGGCTATGTTTATAGGGGCGAGGCTTACGCCACGCTGCGAGGGTTTTATATCTACGGTGATTACTGCAAGGGGCGGATTTACCTGTTAGATTCCTCCCAGGCGACCTACACGGCCAATTTGATAAAGCAAACTGATCTCAGTATTTCGACTTTTGGCCGTGACAGCCGCGGCGAGCTATATCTGGCCGACGCCGCCAAAGGCCAGGTGTTTAAAGTGGTCGTTCCTTGA